From Microbacterium sp. 10M-3C3:
CGTTCGCGCGCCGCACGTGGGCGCTCGCGGCGCAGCGCGCCGTGTCGCTCGCGGCGCTGCGCCCGGACGGGCTCACCGCGACCCTCGCCGAGCTCGCGCGGCAGCTCGGCTCGTGGGTGGGGCTCTACGACGCGGCCGGCACGCTGCGGCGCGAGCATCCGGCCGGAGCGCTGGATGCGGCGACGCGCGGCGAGCTCGACGCCGAGGTGGGGGTCGTGCTGCGCCGCGGCGCTCGCGCCGGCTCGTCGCTGCGCATCGGGCCGACGCCCCTCACGCTGCAGACCCTCGGCCGCGGCGGGCGCCTGCGGGGCGTGCTCGCGATCGCGTCGGGGGACCTCGACCAGGAGAGCCGCGCCCTCGTGACCTCGGTGATCGCGATGGCGGGGCTCGCCCTCGAGCAGACCGAGGACGTGCAGCGCGCGCACGGGCTGCTGCGCGCCGGAGCCGTCCACGCCCTCCTCAGCGGCGATGCCGCGCTCGCGCGACGACTCGTCCGAGAGCTCGGCGGGGCACTGGGCACGGCCGGCATCGCCGTGGTCGTCGTCGAGGGCGCCCCCGGCGACCTCGACATCGTGGCGGAGTGGCTCGCGGGGCGGCCCGCCGAGGCCGCACCGCGGCTGTTCGGACGCGGACCGTCGGGCCTCGTCGTCGCGATCGACCCAGGGGCGACGCTGCCCGACGAGGTCGTCGCGGTCGCCCCGGTGCGAGCCGGCGTGTCGTCTCCCGCGACATGGGCCGACTTCGCGCGGGCCCACGACGAGGCACGCGCCGCCCTCGCGCGCCGGCGCGAGCCCGTCGCGCGCTTCGACACGGCCGCGGCGCCGGGCGTGCTCGCCGCCCTCGACGGCGACCTCGCGCGCGTGCTCGCCGCCGCCGCCCTCGCGCCGCTCACGGATCACGACGCGGCGAACGGCACGGCCCTCGTGGACGCCGTGCGCGCGTGGCTCGAGAACGACGCGCGCATCGACGCCGCCGCATCCGCCCTCGGCGTGCACCGGCACACCGTCCGCACCCGCATCGCGCTGGCCGAGCGCGTGCTCGGCACCGACCTGTCGGCGTTCCCCGCGCGCGCGGAGCTGTGGGCGGCGCTGCAGGTCGCGCGGCCGTGAGTGGGGCAGACTCGGCGGCATGACCCGCCGCTGGCCGCCGCTCGCGATCGCCTATCTCGTCCTCGCCCTCGCCGGGCTCGTCGGCACGTTCGTGCTCAACGTGTGGTCGGTCGTGCTGATGCGCGACTACCTCGGCGACCTGTTCGGGTCGGGTCCGGCGGTCGGCTCGATCGGCGTCGACCTGCTCGTCGTGGCGATCGCCGGCTCGGTCTTCATCGTCGTCGAGGCGCGGCGGCTCGGGATGCGGCGGGCGTGGCTGTACATCGTGCTGTCCGCGGTGACCGCATTCGCGTTCTCGTTCCCGCTGTTCCTCGCGATGCGGGAGCGCCGCCTGGCTCAGCCGGCGAAGTAGGCGGCGGCGACGCGCGCGAGCGCGTGCAGGTCGTCGACGCCGGCGAGCTCGCGCGCCGAGTGCATCGAGAGGATCGGGATGCCGACGTCGACGGTGCGGATCCCCAGCCGCGTCGCGGTGAGCGGCCCGATCGTCGACCCGCACGGCACCGCGTTGTTCGAGACGAACTCCTGCGACCGGACCCCCGCGTCGGCGCACCACGCGTGCCACGCCGCGGTCCCCACGCCGTCGGTCGCGTAGCGCTGGTTCGCGTTGATCTTGAGGATCGGTCCGCTGCCCAACCGCGGCTTCACGACGGGATCGTGCTTCTCGGGGTAGTTCGGATGCACCGCGTGGCCGACGTCGCTCGAGACGCACCAGCTGTCGGCGAGCGCGCGCAGGTGCGCGTCGCGGTCGGCGCCGAGCGCGAGCGCGACGCGCTCGAGCACGTCGGCGAGGAACGGGCCGGACGCGCCCGAACGGGTGGCCGAGCCGACCTCCTCGTGGTCGAAGACGGCGAGCATCGCGACGTGGTCGGTCGGATGCGGCGCCTCGGCGAGCGCGACGACGCCGGCGTGCACCGAGGCGAGGTCGTCGAGCCGACCGGAGGCGAAGAACACGTCGTCGCGGCCGAACACGGCGCCGCGCGCCGCATCCGCGGTCGCGAGGTCGTAGCCCCGGACGCGGGCCGGGTCGACACCCGAGGACGCGGCGACGGCGGCGAGGATGTCGGCCGAGTCCGCCTCGCCGAGCCCCCACACCGGCTGCGTGTGCGCCTGCCGGTCGAGCGTGAGCCCCTCGTTGGCCGAGCGGTCGAGGTGGATCGCGAGCTGCGGCAGGCGCAGGAGCGGCCCGGAGTCGGCGAGCACGGTCGAGCCGTCGTCGAGGACGAGGCGGCCCGCCAGGCGCAGCTCCCGATCGAGCCACGAGTTCAGCAGTGGGCCGCCGTAGATCTCGACGCCCGCCTGCAGCCATCCGAAGCGCCCCGTCGTGGGGCGCGGCTTGAGCACGAAGCCAGGCGAGTCGCTGTGCGCGCCGAACACGCGCACGGGCGTCGCCGGCGTCGCCCCCTCCGGCACGCGCCACGCGATGGCGGCGCCGTCGCGCACGACGACGAAGCGGCCGCCGGGCTGCGCGGGCCAGGGTGCATCCTCCGCGAGCGTCGAGAATCCGGCGGCGACGAGGCGGCGCGCGACCTCGGCGGCGGCGTGGAAGCTCGAGGGCGACGCGGCGACGAAGTCGGCCAGGTCGTCGGCGTGGGCCAGGGCGGCGGGTGCGGGCACGGGCGGACCTCCGGGGCGGGATGCCCTCCGATCGTAGTTCGCGGCGCGATCGCGGCCCGCCCGTCGGCTCCCCGCGCGGGCGGCCCGCGATCGTCGTCAGGGGCTAGCGGCAGCCGCAGCTGCGACGCACCTCGAGGCGCGGCGCGAACACGATGTCGAACGGCGCCCCGTCGGCGGGGGCGACGGCACCGGCGAGGATGCGGCGGCGGCACGGCCCATCGCCTCCATCGGCTGTCGGACGGTCGTGAGCGCGGGCTCGGACAGGCGCGCACCCGACGTGCCGTCGAAGCCCGTCACGAGGACGTCGTCGGGGACGCGCACACTTTCCGCGGAGAGCGCGTCGAGCACCGCGAACGCGTTCGCCGCGGATCGTCGCGTCGATCGGGTCGGGGCGCGCCGACAGCCCGCGCGCCTGCGCGTCGCAACCCGTCAGCGTGGGGCGTGGCTCTCGAGGAACTCGTAGACGTCGGTCGTGTCGACGCCCGGGAAGGCGCCGGTGGGGAGCGTCGCGAGAAGGGTCCTGGGCGTCCGGACGTTCGGCCACGCGTTCTCGCGCCAGCGCCCTTCGAGCTCCGCGGGTGCGCGACGGCAGCAGACCTCCACGGAGTGACGGGACACCCCGCGATGGGGCGTGTCACGTCCCAGGAACCACTTCGTGTCGTCGAAGCGCACCCCCACGCTCACCGAGTGCGCACCTTCGCTCGAGTTCTCCACGCGCGCGGTGCACCAGTACGTGCCGTTGCCCGTGTCGGTGTACTGGTAGTACGGATTGAAGCGGTCGTCGATGTCGAACACCGTGCGGCTCGTCCATCGGCGGCAGCACATCTGGCCCTCGATCGAGCCGATGCGATCGGTCGGGAAGTTGACGTCGTCGTTCTCGTACGCCTTCGTGATGACGCCCGACTCGTGCACTTTCAGGAAGTGCACCGGGATGCCCAGGTGCACCGTCGCAAGGTTCGTGAAGCGGTGCGCCGCCGTCTCGTACGACACCGAATAGGCGTCGCGCAGGTCTTCGATGCTCACGGCACGCGCGGCCTTGGCGTCGCTGAGGAACCTCACCGCCGACTCCTCGGGGATGAGCAGCGCGCCGGTGAGGTAGTTGGTCTCGACGCGCTGACGGAGGAAGTCGGCGTAACTGCGCGGCTCGGAGTGGCCGAGGATGCGGCTGGACAGCGCCTGCAGCACCGACGTGCGCGGGTCGCCCTTGGCTGTCACGCGGCTGGAGAGGTACAGCCGGCCGTGACGCAGGTCGGCGACGCTGCGCGTGGTCTGCGGCAGATCCGGCACGTAGTGGAGGGTGAATCCCAGATGCCCGGCGATGTCGCTCGCGGTGCGCTGGGTGAGCGGCCCGCCCGGGTGGTCGACCGCGGCGAGGATCTCGCGGGCGCGCCGCTCCAGGTCGGGGAAGTAGTTGTCCTGCGTACGCATGAGGCGCCGGAGGGCCACGTTCGCCCGGCGCGCCTCCTCGGGCGTCGCGGAGCGCTCGTCGTGGAGCCGGTCGATCTCGCCCTGGAGCGCCAGCATCGTGCGCAGCACCTCGTCGGGCACCCCCTTGCCGATGCGGAAGGGCGCGATGCCGAGCGACTGGAACGTCGACCCGCGCATCGCGCGCTCGAGCGCGATCTCCATGGCTGCCCGCTGGTCGAGCGGCTCGGTCGACAGCAAGGCGTCCAACGTCGTGCCGAGCGCCCGCGCGATCGCCTGGAGCAGGCTCAGCTTGGCCTCCCGTCGACCGTTCTCGATCATCGACAGCTGGCTGGGCGCGCGGCCGACCGCCGCGGCGAGAGCCTCGAGCGTGAGTCCGCGCTCGAGGCGGAGATGCCGGATGCGTCGGCCGATGGTCAGCGGATCCACCTCCCCATCGTCGGGAAGATCCGCCCCTTCGATCGCGCTCGTCGCGGTGCTCATGCGGCGATTCTGTCACGGCAGCAGAAATTTCCACGAACTTCACACCGACATCTGACTCGGTCGGCCGTGACCTTCACACATCGTGGAGGACACACGACCCCGCGGCGCCCCGCCGCATCCGATCGAGGAGGACCGACATGACGATCCAGGCCACCCCGGGCACGGGCCCACTGCGTGCCGGCGACCAGACGCAGACCGCCGCCGAGCTGCAGGAGCAGTGGGACACCGACCCCCGCTGGGACGGTATCGAGCGCACCTACACGGCCGAGGACGTCGTCCGCCTGCGCGGCACCGTCGGCGAGGAGCACACCCTCGCCCGTCGCGGGGCCGAGAACTTCTGGAACCTCCTGCACACCGAGGACTACGTCCGCGCGCTCGGCGCCTACACCGGCGGACAGGCCGTGCAGCAGGTGCGCGCGGGACTGAAGGCCATCTACCTCTCCGGCTGGCAGGTCGCCGCCGACGGCAACCTCGCCGGCCAGACCTACCCCGACCAGAGCCTGTACCCCGCCAACTCGGTGCCGGCCGTGGTGCGGCGCATCAACAACGCGCTCCTGCGCCAGGACCAGCTCGAGCGCGCCGAGGGCGACGTGACCCGCGACTGGCTCGCCCCGATCGTCGCCGACGCCGAGGCCGGCTTCGGCGGACCGCTCAACGCGTACGAACTCGCGGGCGCCCTGATCGCGGCCGGCGCCGCCGCCATCCACTGGGAGGACCAGCTGGCCAGCGAGAAGAAGTGCGGCCACCTCGGCGGCAAGGTGCTCGTGCCCACGCAGCAGCACATCCGCACGCTCAACGCCGCGCGCCTGGCCGCCGACGTCGCCGGCATCCCGACCGTCATGATCGCGCGCACCGACGCGCTGGCCGCCGACCTGCTCACGAGCGACATCGACGAGCGCGACCGCGCCTTCGTCACCGGCGAGCGCACGAGCGAGGGCTTCTACCGCGTGCGGCCGGGGCTCGACGCGGTCATCAGCCGCGGGCTCGCGTTCGCGCCGTACGCCGACCTGCTGTGGGTCGAGACGGGCGAGCCCGACATCACCCTCGCCCGCGCCTTCGCCCAGGCGATCCACGAGCGCTTCCCCGGCAAGAAGCTCGCGTACAACTGCTCGCCGAGCTTCAACTGGAAGCGCCACCTCGACGACGACCAGATCGCGACGTTCCAGGCGGAGCTGGCCGACCTCGGCTACGCGTTCCAGTTCATCACGCTCGCCGGCTTCCACGCCCTGAACCACTCGATGTTCGATCTCGCCTCCGGGTACGCCGAGCGCGCCATGAGCGCGTACGTCGACCTGCAGGAGGCCGAGTTCGCCGCCGAGGCATCCGGCTACACCGCCACGCGCCACCAGCGCGAAGCGGGCACCGGGTACTTCGACGTCGTCTCCACGGCGCTCAACCCCGACAGCGCCACCCTCGCCCTCGCCGGCTCCACCGAGACCGCGCAGTTCCACTGACCCGCTCCGAACGGATAGGACACCGATCATGACCATGACCCTGGCGGATGCCCCGCCGCAGCCCACGACCGCGACGCCGCCCCCGGCGCCCTCCTCGATCCGCGTGACCGCGCCGGTCCCCGGCCGGTTCGCCGAGATCCTCACGCCCGGCGCCCTCGCCTTCCTCGACGAGCTGCACCGCCGCTTCGGCGGCCGGCGTCACGATCGCCTCGCCGACCGCGAGCGCCGTCGCTTCGAGATCGGCAACGGCCACGACCCCCACTTCCGCGACGACACCCGGCACATCCGCGAGGACGCGTCGTGGCGCGTCGCTGGCGCGGGCCCGGGGCTGGAGGACCGGCGCGTCGAGATCACCGGCCCGACCGACCCCAAGATGACGATCAACGCGCTGAACTCGGGCGCGAAGGTGTGGCTCGCCGACCAGGAGGACGCCACCTCGCCCACGTGGGCGAACGTCATCGGCGGGCAGCTGTCGCTGCGCGACGCGATCCGCGGCCAGCTGTCGTACACGAGCCCCGAGGGCAAGACCTACGAGGTCACGGCTGCCGAGACCCCGACGATCGTCATGCGTCCGCGGGGCTGGCACCTGCCCGAGAAGCACATCGAGGTGACCGACCGCGCGGGCCGGCGGCTCGCCGCATCCGGATCGCTCGTCGATTTCGGGCTGTACGCGTTCCACAACGCGCGCGAGCTCATCGCCCGCGGACGCGGCCCGTACTTCTATCTCGCGAAGCTGGAGTCCGCCGAGGAGGCCCGCCTGTGGGACGACGTCTTCACCTTCACGGAGGCGCACCTGGACATCCCGCACGGCACGATCCGCGCGACCGTGCTCATCGAGACGCTGCCGGCGGCGTTCGAGATGGAGGAGATCCTCTACGAGCTGCGGGACCACTGCGCCGGGTTGAACGCGGGCCGCTGGGACTACATCTTCTCGATCATCAAGAACTACCGCGGCCGCGGGGCGCGCTTCGTCCTGCCCGACCGCAGCGACGTCACGATGACGGTGCCGTTCATGCGCGCGTACACCGAGCTGCTCGTGAAGACGTGCCACGCGCGCGGCGCGTACGCGATCGGCGGCATGAGCGCGTTCATCCCGAACCGGCGTGATCCGGAGGTGACCGCGCGCGCGTTCGAGAAGGTCGCCGCCGACAAGAAGCGCGAGGCCGGCGACGGCTTCGACGGCACGTGGGTGGCCCACCCCGACCTCATCCCGATCGCCCGGGCCGAGTTCGACGCCGTGCTCGGCGAGCGTCCGAACCAGCTCGACCGGCAGCGCGACGACGTGCACGTCTCACCGGCGGATCTCCTCGACGTGCGGATCGGGCGCCCGATCACGGCCGCCGGCGTGCACGGCAACGTGTCGGTCGCGCTCCGCTACATCGAGGCGTGGCTGCGGGGACTCGGGGCCGTCGCGATCGACAACCTCATGGAGGATGCCGCCACCGCCGAGATCAGCCGGTCGCAGATCTGGCAGTGGATCCACCAGGATCAGGCGACCGCCGAGGGTGAACCCATCACGCGCGAGTACGTCGAGCGCGTGGTGGAGCGGGTGCTGGGCGAGGTCGAGCGCACCGCAGGCGACCGCTTCGACGACGCCGCCGAGGTGTTCCGCGAGGTGGCGCTGCGCCCCGAGTTCCCCACGTTCCTGACGACCCCCGCGTACGCGCGCTACTTCGACTGACCGCGCCACGCCGACCGCGAGAACCCATCCGCGCGTCGAGAACACCGCCGTCCGCGGTGCTCTCGCGCCGCGGGTGGGTTCTCGCGGTTCGTCGGCGGGCGCGTGCGTCGGCGGGATGCAGCGGGCGCACTACGCTCGGAGCGTGACATCCCGCGCTCCCCTCTCCCGCAAGCTGTCCGCCATCGCCGAGTCCGCGACGCTCAAGGTCGATGCGAAGGCCAAGGCGCTGCAGGCCGCCGGCCGTCCGGTCGTCTCCTACGCCGCCGGCGAGCCCGACTTCGCGACGCCGTCGTTCATCGTGGAGGCGGCGGCCGAGGCGCTGCGCGACCCCGCCAACTTCCGCTACACGCCGGCGGCGGGACTGCCCGTGCTGCGCGAGGCGATCGCGGCCAAGACGCACCGCGACTCGGGGCTCGACGTCGCCCCGACGCAGATCATCGTCACCAACGGCGGCAAGCAGGCCGTGTACCAGGCGTTCCAGACCGTCGTGAACCCCGGCGACGAGGTGCTGCTGCCCGCGCCCTACTGGACGACGTACCCCGAGGCGATCGCGCTGGCCGACGGCGTGCCCGTCGAGGTCTTCGCCGGTGCCGACCAGGACTACAAGGTCACCGTCGCCCAGCTCGAGGCCGCCCGCACCGACAAGACGACGGTGCTCGTGTTCGTGTCGCCGTCGAACCCCACCGGCGCGGTGTACACCCCCGAGGAGACCGCGGCGATCGGCGAGTGGGCACTCGAGCACGGCATCTGGGTGATCACCGACGAGATCTACCAGAACCTCGTCTACGAGGGCGCCCGCGCCGTGTCGATCGTCGAGGCCGTGCCGGCCCTGGCCGACCAGACGATCCTCGTCAACGGCGTCGCCAAGACGTACGCGATGACCGGATGGCGCGTGGGCTGGATGATCGGACCCGCGGACGCGATGAAGCTCGCCGGCAACCTGCAGTCGCACCTGTCGAGCAACGTCAACAACATCGCCCAGCGCGCCGCCGTGGCAGCCCTCACCGGCCCGCAGAGCGAGGCCGAGCAGTTCCGCGCGGCCTTCGACCGCCGCCGGCGGCTCATCGTGTCGGAGCTCGCGAAGATCCCGGGCGTGACGGTGCCGAACCCGCTCGGCGCGTTCTACGTCTACCCCGACGTCACGGGCCTGCTCGGTCGCGAATGGGCCGGGACGACCCCCACGACGACCCTGGAACTCGCCGACCTCATTCTCGACCAGGCCGAGGTCGCCGTGGTGCCGGGCGAGGCGTTCGGCCCGAGCGGCTACCTGCGCCTGTCGTACGCGCTCGGCGACGAGCAGCTCCTCGAGGGCGTGCAGCGCCTGCAGCGCCTGTTCGGCGCCGCGTAGCCGCCTCCGCCCTCGCGCCCGTCCGCGTGGGTCGCTTCGCTCCTCGCTCAGCGAGACGAAGCGCTCGCGGATCAGGCCTCGGGCGCCGATGCGGCGGGAGCGGACGGGGCGGTGCCGTCGCGGTGCGCCGCATCCGCCAATGCTTCGCCCACGGCGCGGCCCTGGATGATCGCGGTCAGGTCGATGCCGGTCGCGGCGCGCACGGCGTCGAACGAGGCGCGCAGCCCCGTCGCGGACTCCGCGGCGAGGTGCCCGCTCGCGCCCTCGCCGCCGAGGACGGTGACAGAGCCGACCTTGTCGTAGCCCTTCGCGAACTCGGCCATCATCGGCACGAGCGCCTCGAGCGCGCGCTGGGCGAGCAGCGCCTCCTGGTTCTGGGCGAGGGCCTCCGCCTCGGCGCGGATGGCGGCGGCCCGCGCCTCACCGGCGACCCGGATGGCGTCGGCGTCGGCCTCGGCGCGCAGGCGCTTGGCCGTCGCCTCCTGCGCGGCGATCTGCGCCTGCGCCTCGGCCGCCTTGATGAGGGCGTACGCGTCGGCGTCGGCGTCCTTCTGGCGCTGGTACAGGTCGGCGTCGGCGACGCGATTGACCTCGGACTCCAGCCGCGCCTGCGTGTTCTGCGCCTCCTGCACGAGCACCGCCTGCTGGCGCTCGGCCCGCGCGAGCGCCTCGGCCTGCTCGGCCTCCGCGTTGGCGCGCCCGACCTCGGCCTTTGCGGCGGCGGTGTTCTTGTCCAGCTGCGTCTGCTCGATGAGGTTCGCCTCGTCGGTGGCGATCTGGCGTGCGCGGATCTCGCGCTCGGCGTTGATGCGCGCGACCTCGGCCTCGCGCTTGACGCGCTCGACCTCGGTGGCGCCGAGGGCGGAGATGTAGCCGTTCGAGTCGGTGATGCCCTGGATCTGGAACGAGTCGAGGATGAGGCCCTGGGACGACAGGTCGCTCTTGATGCCCTCGGCGATCTGGTCCGACAGGCGCTGCCGGTCGCGCATGAGCTCCTCGACCGTGAGGGTCGCCACGACGCCGCGCAGCGCACCCTCGAGCTGCTCGGTCGTGAACTGCTCGATCGCCTTGTCCTGCGACGCGAAGCGCTCGGCGGCACGGCGGACCGACTCGGGGTCGGAGCCGATCTTCACGAGCGCGACGCCGCTGACGTTGACGGTGACGCCGTTGGAGGACTGCGCGGTCGGCTCCATCTTGATCTGGCGGGCGCGCAGCGAGATCATCTCGGCGCGCTGCGTGAGCGGGTTGACGATGGCGCCGCCGCCGGTGATCACCGTGATGCGGGAGTCGCCGGTGGCGCCCTTCTGACGCTTCCCGACGATCACGAGGGCCTCGTCGGCCTTGGCCACGCGGTACCACGCGCGGATGAGGATGAGCACGATCACGAGGAGGACGACGAGAACGCCCACCCCGATCGCCACGAGCAGTCCGACGGCTCCGAGCGCGGCCAGTTCCATGGGGGCGTCTCCTCCTGCGTCATCCGACGCGGTCGCGGGCAGTCCTCCCACCGTATCGGGACTGTCCGTCCCATCGCGCGGGTGTCGGCGGCCCGGAGGACGATGAAGAGATGTCCATCGGAACGACACCCCTCCCCTCGGGTCACAACACCGTCAATCCGTTCGTGATCACCGCCGACGCCCGCGGCTTCATCCGCTTCGTCCAAGCCGTCTTCGGCGGCGCCGAAGTCGAACAGGTGCGGACGCCCGATCGGGATGGCTCGATCATCCACGCCGAGGTGGTCGTCGGGAATGCGACGATCATGCTCAGCGACACGAAGGAGGGCTGGCCGTTCACGCCGGCGTTCCTCCAGATCTACGTCGCCGACGCGCGCGAGTGCATCGACAGAGCCCAGGCGCTCGGCGCGACGCTCATCACGCCGATCTCCGACTTCTACGGCGGGTTCCGGCTGGCCCGTGTCCAGGATCCGTGGCGCAACATCTGGTGGCTGTACGAACCGGACACCGGCACACGCGGGCAGGGCGCTCGTGAGAGCGACACCGACTGGCACGACCGCGATCCGAGCGTCGTCTATGCGACGCTGCTGGACGCCATGGCCGAACTCGGCCGCGTGTCACGCTGAGCGGATCAGAGCTCCACGTTCACGAGGACCGGCTCGGGCTGGAGGATGAGCCCGAACTCCGACTGCACGCGCTGCTGCACGAAGCGCGCGAGTTCGGCGATCTCCTCGGCCGTTGCTCCGCCGCGGTTGGTGAGGGCGAGCGTGTGCTTGGTGGACAGGCCCGCGCGCGACCGCGGGAAGCGGAAGCCCTTGTGCACGCCCGCGTGCTCGATGAGCCACGCCGCGCTGACCTTCACCTGCGCGGGCGCCACGACCGGCGGCGGCACGACGCCGTCGAACGCGGCGAGGGGGATCACGAGCACGGGCGCGAGCTCGGGTGCGAGCGGCCAGCGCGGGCATTCCGGCGGCAGCGTCCGGGCGAACGCCTCCGACACGATCGCATTCTGGAAGAACGATCCGGCGCTCCAGGTGTCGGGGTCGTCCTCGTCGAGCACCATGCCCTTGCGCCGACGTGTGGCGAGCACGTGATCGCGGATCCACGCGAGCGACACGGATGCACCGGGCTCGAGGCCGAGCGCGGAGCGCAGCTGCTGGCCCGCGACCTCGCGCGGCTCGCCGCCGACCTCCTCGAGCTCGAGCGTCACCGACACGATCACCCCGACGCGCTGCGGCACCGATCCGTAGTGGTGCTTGAGCACGGACGTGCGGAAGCCGAGCCCGAGGTCCGCCGCCGGCACGGTCGACAGCTCGCCCGTCGCCTCGTCCAGCAGCTCGACCTCGACGAGGGTCTGCACGATCTCCTGCCCGTAGGCGCCCACGTTCTGCACCGGCGCTGCGCCGACGGTGCCGGGGATGCCCGACATCGCCTCGATGCCGGCGAGCCCCTCCGCGACTGTCGTCGCGACGAGGTCGTCCCAGTCGTGCCCCGCCTGCACGCGCACGCGCACGGTGCCGGGCCGCGAGCCGGGCCGCCGCTCGATGCCGCGCGAGCGCACGAGCACGACGGTGCCCTCGAACGGCTCGTCGCCCGCGAACAGGTTCGACCCGCCGCCCACGACGAGCCACGGCTCGCCGCTCGCCCACGTGTCGCGGAGCGTGTCGACGAGCTCGTCGGCCGTCTCCGCCACGACCAGGCGCGCGGGCTCGGCGCCGGTGCGCAGCGTCGTGAGGCGCGAGAGCGGGAGCGGATCGATCGCGGGCATGTCACGCGCGGACGCGCACCTGCGCCTTGCCGAGCACGGTCGTGCCCGCGTGGGTCACCGTGAGGTCGACGCGCACGACGTCGCCGTCGATGGCCCCGACCTTCGCCGCGACGTCGACGTCGGCGCCCTCGCGCGGATCGACCACGACCGGCCGCGTGAACCGCACGCCGTACTCGAGGATGCGTCCGGGGTCGCCCAGCCACTCGGCCAGGGCGCCCACCGCGAGCCCCATCGTCAACATGCCGTGGGCGAGCACGCCCGGAAGGCCCACCTCGGCCGCGACGTCGTCGCGGTAGTGGATGGGGTTGAAGTCTCCGGATGCCCCGGCGTAGCGCACGAGCGACGCGCGGTCGAGGTGCACGCGGCGTTCGCCGACGACGTCTCCGACCGCGGTCATGCCGGCGCCTCCCCCACGAGCAGCACCGAGGTCGCGGTGACGACGTGGGCGCCGTCGGCGTCGACGATCTCGGCGTCGCTCGTGACCATGGCGTTCCCGCCCATCGTGCGGATGCCCGTGACCGACAGCGTCGCGGTCAGCTCATCGCCGGCGACGATCGGCCGGGTGTAGCGGAAGCGCTGCTCGGCGTGGATGGTGCGCGCGAGCTCGATCCCCGCGTCGGGGTCGCCGAGCAGCTGCTGGAGCGTCAGATCCTGCACGACCATCGCGAAGGTCGGCGGCGCGACGACGTCGGCGTACCCGGCGGCGCGTGCCGCATCCGGGTCGTGGTGAACGGAGGCGTCGGCGAACACGGCGCGCGCGAACTCGCGCACCTTCTCCCGCCCGACGAGGTACGGCGCGGTCGGCGCGAAGGCGCGGCCGACCAGCTCGGGGTTCACTGGCACCGGCCCATCCTATCGGCGGCCGCCTCCCGCGCCGTCAGCGCTGACGACGGCCGCGGATCGCGCGGACCGCCATCTGCGATGCGATGAAGACGAGGAACGCCGCGAACAGGACGTTGCCGACGAACGGGTCGATGTGCGTGGCGATGAGAGCGCCGAGCGCCGTCGTCGTGCACGCGGCGAGGCCCACGAGCGCCGCCGCGACGAGGTCGACGTTGCGGCGGCGGAGATTGCCGACCGTGCCCGAGATCGCGGTCGGGATCATCATGAGCAGCGACGTGCCCTTGGCGACGAGGTCGCTCGTGCCGAACAGCAGCAGGAGCGCGGGCACGACGATGATGCCGCCCCCGACACCGAGGAGGCCCGCGAGCACGCCCGTGACGATGCCGAGCACCGCGAGCCCGGGGCCGGTCACCCACGTGAGCTCCAGCTCGGCGTCGCGCGAGGGGATGATGAGGAACAGGCTCACGATCACCGCGACGAGGAACGCCACGAACGCCCACCGCAGCGCCGTCTGCGGCACGCGCGGCAGCAGCCATGTGCCGACCTGCGCGCCGATCACCGCGCCGGCGGCGAGGATCAGGGCGGGGATCCACGCGACCGACCCCGTCACCGCGTAGGAGATCACGCCGACGGTGGCGGTGGGCACGATAGCCGCGAGCGAGGTGCCCGCCGCGCGGCGCTGGTC
This genomic window contains:
- a CDS encoding PucR family transcriptional regulator, whose protein sequence is MPDPVVAGPTLGALLGRSDLRLRLASETDALPPDALDRAVRWVHSSDLLDPTPFLSEGLVLLTTGTQFALDDDADVFAAYVRRLAERGVVALGFGTEVVRDGIPPLLAAACAAVGMPLFEVPYRTPFIAVARANAEAIAAESFARRTWALAAQRAVSLAALRPDGLTATLAELARQLGSWVGLYDAAGTLRREHPAGALDAATRGELDAEVGVVLRRGARAGSSLRIGPTPLTLQTLGRGGRLRGVLAIASGDLDQESRALVTSVIAMAGLALEQTEDVQRAHGLLRAGAVHALLSGDAALARRLVRELGGALGTAGIAVVVVEGAPGDLDIVAEWLAGRPAEAAPRLFGRGPSGLVVAIDPGATLPDEVVAVAPVRAGVSSPATWADFARAHDEARAALARRREPVARFDTAAAPGVLAALDGDLARVLAAAALAPLTDHDAANGTALVDAVRAWLENDARIDAAASALGVHRHTVRTRIALAERVLGTDLSAFPARAELWAALQVARP
- a CDS encoding DUF2834 domain-containing protein; the encoded protein is MTRRWPPLAIAYLVLALAGLVGTFVLNVWSVVLMRDYLGDLFGSGPAVGSIGVDLLVVAIAGSVFIVVEARRLGMRRAWLYIVLSAVTAFAFSFPLFLAMRERRLAQPAK
- a CDS encoding M18 family aminopeptidase, producing the protein MPAPAALAHADDLADFVAASPSSFHAAAEVARRLVAAGFSTLAEDAPWPAQPGGRFVVVRDGAAIAWRVPEGATPATPVRVFGAHSDSPGFVLKPRPTTGRFGWLQAGVEIYGGPLLNSWLDRELRLAGRLVLDDGSTVLADSGPLLRLPQLAIHLDRSANEGLTLDRQAHTQPVWGLGEADSADILAAVAASSGVDPARVRGYDLATADAARGAVFGRDDVFFASGRLDDLASVHAGVVALAEAPHPTDHVAMLAVFDHEEVGSATRSGASGPFLADVLERVALALGADRDAHLRALADSWCVSSDVGHAVHPNYPEKHDPVVKPRLGSGPILKINANQRYATDGVGTAAWHAWCADAGVRSQEFVSNNAVPCGSTIGPLTATRLGIRTVDVGIPILSMHSARELAGVDDLHALARVAAAYFAG
- a CDS encoding substrate-binding domain-containing protein, producing the protein MLDALSAESVRVPDDVLVTGFDGTSGARLSEPALTTVRQPMEAMGRAAAASSPVPSPPPTGRRSTSCSRRASRCVAAAAAASP
- a CDS encoding helix-turn-helix transcriptional regulator → MSTATSAIEGADLPDDGEVDPLTIGRRIRHLRLERGLTLEALAAAVGRAPSQLSMIENGRREAKLSLLQAIARALGTTLDALLSTEPLDQRAAMEIALERAMRGSTFQSLGIAPFRIGKGVPDEVLRTMLALQGEIDRLHDERSATPEEARRANVALRRLMRTQDNYFPDLERRAREILAAVDHPGGPLTQRTASDIAGHLGFTLHYVPDLPQTTRSVADLRHGRLYLSSRVTAKGDPRTSVLQALSSRILGHSEPRSYADFLRQRVETNYLTGALLIPEESAVRFLSDAKAARAVSIEDLRDAYSVSYETAAHRFTNLATVHLGIPVHFLKVHESGVITKAYENDDVNFPTDRIGSIEGQMCCRRWTSRTVFDIDDRFNPYYQYTDTGNGTYWCTARVENSSEGAHSVSVGVRFDDTKWFLGRDTPHRGVSRHSVEVCCRRAPAELEGRWRENAWPNVRTPRTLLATLPTGAFPGVDTTDVYEFLESHAPR